A part of Antechinus flavipes isolate AdamAnt ecotype Samford, QLD, Australia chromosome 6, AdamAnt_v2, whole genome shotgun sequence genomic DNA contains:
- the SLC35C1 gene encoding GDP-fucose transporter 1 isoform X1: MNRTPLKRSRILRMALAGALEAPAAGGSGQEKPFLLRAVQIALVVTLYWVISISMVFLNKYLLDSPSLRLDAPLFVTFYQCLITALLCKALSLLAACWPGAVDFPSVRMDLKVSRSVLPLSVVFISMITFNNLCLKYVGVAFYNVGRSLTTVFNVLLSYLLLKQTTSFYALLTCGVIIGGFWLGVDQEGEEGTLSWVGTLFGVLASLCVSLNAIYTKKVLPAVDGSIWRLTFYNNVNACVLFLPLLLLFGELQTVAVFDKLDSAHFWGMMTLGGLFGFAIGYVTGLQIKFTSPLTHNVSGTAKACAQTVLAVLYFEETKSFLWWTSNLMVLGGSSAYTWVKGLEMKKAQEELAPREGEKGEMGV; the protein is encoded by the exons ATGAACAGGACCCCCCTGAAGCGCTCCAGGATCCTGAGGATGGCGCTCGCCGGGGCCTTGGAGGCGCCCGCCGCGGGCGGCTCGGGGCAGGAGAAGCCCTTTCTGCTGAGGGCGGTGCAGATCGCCCTGGTGGTGACGCTCTATTGGGTGATTTCCATCTCCATGGTCTTCCTGAACAAGTACCTGCTGGACAGCCCCTCGCTGCGCCTGGACGCCCCGCTCTTCGTCACCTTCTACCAGTGCCTGATAACGGCCCTGCTGTGCAAGGCCCTCAGCCTGCTGGCCGCGTGCTGGCCCGGCGCCGTGGACTTCCCCTCGGTGCGCATGGACCTGAAGGTGTCCCGCAGCGTCCTGCCCCTGTCGGTGGTCTTCATCAGCATGATCACCTTCAACAACCTCTGCCTCAAGTACGTGGGGGTGGCCTTCTACAACGTGGGCCGCTCCCTCACCACCGTCTTCAACGTGCTGCTCTCCTACCTGCTGCTCAAGCAGACCACCTCCTTCTACGCCCTGCTCACCTGTGGCGTCATCATTG GTGGTTTCTGGCTGGGCGTGGAccaggagggagaagagggcaCCCTGTCGTGGGTGGGCACCCTGTTCGGGGTGCTGGCCAGCCTCTGCGTCTCCCTCAATGCCATCTACACCAAGAAGGTGCTGCCGGCGGTGGACGGCAGCATCTGGCGGCTGACCTTCTACAACAACGTCAATGCTTGCGTCCTCTTCCTcccgctgctgctgctgtttgGGGAGCTGCAGACCGTGGCCGTCTTCGACAAGCTGGACAGCGCCCACTTCTGGGGCATGATGACCCTGGGCGGGCTCTTTGGCTTCGCCATCGGCTACGTGACGGGCCTGCAGATCAAGTTCACCAGTCCCCTGACGCACAACGTGTCCGGCACGGCCAAAGCCTGCGCTCAGACGGTCCTGGCTGTCCTGTACTTCGAGGAGACCAAAAGCTTCCTCTGGTGGACCAGCAACCTGATGGTGCTGGGCGGCTCCTCGGCCTACACCTGGGTGAAGGGGCTGGAGATGAAGAAGGCCCAGGAGGAGCTGGCCCCCAGGGAGGGCGAGAAGGGCGAGATGGGCGTGTGA
- the SLC35C1 gene encoding GDP-fucose transporter 1 isoform X2: protein MALAGALEAPAAGGSGQEKPFLLRAVQIALVVTLYWVISISMVFLNKYLLDSPSLRLDAPLFVTFYQCLITALLCKALSLLAACWPGAVDFPSVRMDLKVSRSVLPLSVVFISMITFNNLCLKYVGVAFYNVGRSLTTVFNVLLSYLLLKQTTSFYALLTCGVIIGGFWLGVDQEGEEGTLSWVGTLFGVLASLCVSLNAIYTKKVLPAVDGSIWRLTFYNNVNACVLFLPLLLLFGELQTVAVFDKLDSAHFWGMMTLGGLFGFAIGYVTGLQIKFTSPLTHNVSGTAKACAQTVLAVLYFEETKSFLWWTSNLMVLGGSSAYTWVKGLEMKKAQEELAPREGEKGEMGV, encoded by the exons ATGGCGCTCGCCGGGGCCTTGGAGGCGCCCGCCGCGGGCGGCTCGGGGCAGGAGAAGCCCTTTCTGCTGAGGGCGGTGCAGATCGCCCTGGTGGTGACGCTCTATTGGGTGATTTCCATCTCCATGGTCTTCCTGAACAAGTACCTGCTGGACAGCCCCTCGCTGCGCCTGGACGCCCCGCTCTTCGTCACCTTCTACCAGTGCCTGATAACGGCCCTGCTGTGCAAGGCCCTCAGCCTGCTGGCCGCGTGCTGGCCCGGCGCCGTGGACTTCCCCTCGGTGCGCATGGACCTGAAGGTGTCCCGCAGCGTCCTGCCCCTGTCGGTGGTCTTCATCAGCATGATCACCTTCAACAACCTCTGCCTCAAGTACGTGGGGGTGGCCTTCTACAACGTGGGCCGCTCCCTCACCACCGTCTTCAACGTGCTGCTCTCCTACCTGCTGCTCAAGCAGACCACCTCCTTCTACGCCCTGCTCACCTGTGGCGTCATCATTG GTGGTTTCTGGCTGGGCGTGGAccaggagggagaagagggcaCCCTGTCGTGGGTGGGCACCCTGTTCGGGGTGCTGGCCAGCCTCTGCGTCTCCCTCAATGCCATCTACACCAAGAAGGTGCTGCCGGCGGTGGACGGCAGCATCTGGCGGCTGACCTTCTACAACAACGTCAATGCTTGCGTCCTCTTCCTcccgctgctgctgctgtttgGGGAGCTGCAGACCGTGGCCGTCTTCGACAAGCTGGACAGCGCCCACTTCTGGGGCATGATGACCCTGGGCGGGCTCTTTGGCTTCGCCATCGGCTACGTGACGGGCCTGCAGATCAAGTTCACCAGTCCCCTGACGCACAACGTGTCCGGCACGGCCAAAGCCTGCGCTCAGACGGTCCTGGCTGTCCTGTACTTCGAGGAGACCAAAAGCTTCCTCTGGTGGACCAGCAACCTGATGGTGCTGGGCGGCTCCTCGGCCTACACCTGGGTGAAGGGGCTGGAGATGAAGAAGGCCCAGGAGGAGCTGGCCCCCAGGGAGGGCGAGAAGGGCGAGATGGGCGTGTGA